From Streptomyces griseorubiginosus, one genomic window encodes:
- a CDS encoding transglycosylase SLT domain-containing protein: MPAAAQHRAPRTSRLVRKLAIAGTGVAVLALPLIGATTASAATPAVQTATTLGYANNLDGWIRASLAVMAEHGIPGSYDGIYRNVIRESSGNPYAINLWDSNAAAGTPSKGLLQVIDPTFNAYHVANTSWDPYDPVANITAACNYAAQRYGSIDNVWGAY; this comes from the coding sequence ATGCCTGCTGCCGCTCAGCACCGCGCTCCCCGCACGAGCCGTCTCGTCCGCAAGCTCGCCATCGCCGGCACCGGAGTCGCCGTACTCGCGCTCCCCCTCATCGGCGCGACCACCGCGTCCGCGGCCACCCCGGCCGTGCAGACCGCGACCACCCTCGGCTACGCCAACAACCTCGACGGCTGGATCCGCGCCTCCCTCGCCGTCATGGCCGAGCACGGCATCCCCGGCTCCTACGACGGCATCTACCGCAACGTCATCCGCGAGTCCTCCGGCAACCCCTACGCCATCAACCTCTGGGACTCCAACGCGGCCGCCGGCACGCCCTCCAAGGGCCTGCTCCAGGTGATCGACCCGACCTTCAACGCCTACCACGTGGCCAACACCTCGTGGGACCCGTACGACCCGGTCGCGAACATCACCGCGGCCTGCAACTACGCGGCCCAGCGGTACGGGTCCATCGACAACGTGTGGGGCGCGTACTAG
- a CDS encoding HAD family hydrolase: MAASPAYSLIATDLDGTLLRADDTLSDRSLAVLARVAARGAQHLVVTGRPAPRVRPLLDDLGSTGLAVCGQGAQVYDAGADRLLWSVTLDRELAETALGKIEAEVGQVYAAVDQDGVDGLTLIEPGYLMPHPTLPAVRVGRRDDLWCEPISKVLLRHPYLSDDELAVTARSVVGSLATVTMSGPGTVELQPCGITKATGLALAAEHLGLGPEVTIAFGDMPNDIPMFDWAAHGVAMANAHPELKAVADEVTSSNEDDGIAVVLERLFSAA, translated from the coding sequence ATGGCCGCCTCCCCCGCATATTCACTCATCGCCACCGACCTGGACGGCACGCTGCTCCGCGCCGACGACACCCTCTCCGACCGGTCGTTGGCCGTGCTCGCGAGGGTGGCGGCGCGCGGGGCCCAGCACCTCGTCGTGACGGGACGGCCGGCACCCAGAGTGCGGCCGCTCCTCGACGACCTCGGCAGCACGGGGCTCGCGGTGTGCGGGCAGGGCGCGCAGGTGTACGACGCCGGCGCGGACCGTCTGCTGTGGTCGGTGACCCTGGACCGGGAGCTGGCCGAGACCGCGCTCGGGAAGATCGAGGCCGAGGTCGGGCAGGTGTACGCGGCGGTGGACCAGGACGGTGTCGACGGGCTGACCCTCATCGAGCCGGGCTATCTGATGCCCCATCCGACCCTGCCCGCGGTGCGGGTCGGCCGCCGCGACGACCTGTGGTGCGAGCCGATCAGCAAGGTGCTGCTGCGCCACCCGTACCTGTCCGACGACGAGTTGGCGGTCACGGCGCGCTCGGTGGTCGGCTCGCTGGCCACGGTCACCATGTCGGGCCCGGGGACCGTCGAACTCCAGCCATGCGGCATCACCAAGGCGACCGGTCTCGCGCTGGCCGCCGAACACCTGGGCCTGGGGCCCGAGGTGACGATCGCCTTCGGGGACATGCCCAACGACATCCCCATGTTCGACTGGGCGGCCCACGGCGTCGCGATGGCCAACGCCCACCCCGAACTCAAGGCCGTGGCCGACGAGGTGACCTCGTCGAACGAGGACGACGGCATCGCCGTCGTCCTCGAAAGACTGTTCAGTGCGGCGTAG
- a CDS encoding LacI family DNA-binding transcriptional regulator: MTTSANGRRRPPTIHDVAREAGVSRGTVSRFLNGGHYVSPAAGRAVESAIRKTGYVVNRHARSLSTGRSDSVAFLLTEPQEKFFEDPNFNVLLRGCTERLAQHDIPLLLMLAESDDDRRRLTRYITSGHVDGVLLLSNHSGDPVAAELHDAGIPLVVCGKPIGLGSKVSYVAAADREGAQDMVRHLLEGGRRRVGMVTGPLDMPGGPDRLAGYRDVLAEAGLPYDPALVVEGDFRRSGGERAARRLLSQAPDMDAVFVASDLMALGVVNVLQQSGRSVPDDIAVGGFDDSPAATAIAPALTTMRQPFDRISAEMVRMLLAQIAGEDTAGVILPTELVVRDSA, from the coding sequence ATGACCACCAGTGCGAACGGGCGCCGCAGGCCCCCCACCATCCACGACGTGGCCCGGGAGGCGGGCGTGTCGCGGGGCACCGTCTCCCGTTTCCTGAACGGCGGCCACTACGTCTCGCCCGCCGCCGGGCGGGCCGTGGAGTCCGCCATCAGGAAGACCGGGTACGTGGTCAACCGGCATGCCCGCAGCCTCAGTACGGGCCGTTCGGACTCGGTGGCGTTCCTGCTGACGGAACCGCAGGAGAAGTTCTTCGAGGACCCCAACTTCAACGTCCTGCTGCGCGGTTGCACCGAGCGGCTCGCCCAGCACGACATCCCGCTGCTGCTGATGCTCGCCGAGAGCGACGACGACCGGCGCCGACTGACCCGGTACATCACCTCGGGCCACGTCGACGGGGTGCTGCTGCTGTCCAACCACAGCGGTGACCCGGTCGCGGCCGAACTCCACGACGCGGGGATCCCGTTGGTGGTGTGCGGCAAGCCGATCGGGCTCGGCTCCAAGGTGAGTTACGTGGCCGCCGCCGACCGGGAGGGCGCGCAGGACATGGTCCGGCATCTCCTCGAAGGGGGCCGGCGCCGCGTCGGCATGGTCACCGGGCCGCTGGACATGCCGGGCGGCCCGGACCGGCTGGCCGGCTACCGGGACGTGCTCGCCGAGGCGGGCCTGCCCTACGACCCGGCGCTCGTGGTGGAGGGCGACTTCCGGCGCAGCGGCGGCGAACGCGCGGCCCGGCGCCTGCTGTCCCAGGCCCCCGACATGGACGCGGTCTTCGTCGCCTCCGACCTCATGGCCCTCGGCGTCGTCAACGTCCTTCAGCAGTCCGGGCGTTCGGTCCCCGATGACATCGCTGTCGGCGGCTTCGACGACTCACCCGCGGCCACCGCCATCGCCCCGGCCCTCACCACCATGCGCCAGCCCTTCGACCGCATCAGCGCCGAGATGGTCCGCATGCTCCTGGCCCAGATCGCCGGCGAGGACACGGCGGGGGTCATCCTCCCGACCGAACTGGTGGTGCGGGACTCGGCGTAG
- a CDS encoding carbohydrate ABC transporter permease — protein MTPLTLTADPTAKTRRTAWVPTLVLLLGALYCLIPIAWVVIAATKDRSELFSTFTFAPGSGFLQNLSDLTAYRDGIFWRWMANSAFYAGLGALLSAAVSAAGGYALGRYSFRGREAVFKMILAGVLVPSIVLAVPQYLLLSKLGMADSYWSMLLPSILSPYGVYLVRIYAAASVPAELMEAARMDGASEWRIFSRIAVPMMMPGLITVFLFQFVGIWNNFLLPFVMLADDEKFPITLGLYTLLAQGASQPALYTLVITGCLLAILPLIGLFLVIQRFWSLDLLSGSVKA, from the coding sequence ATGACCCCGCTCACCCTCACCGCCGACCCGACCGCGAAGACGCGCCGCACCGCCTGGGTGCCCACGCTCGTGCTGCTCCTCGGCGCGCTGTACTGCCTGATCCCCATCGCCTGGGTGGTCATCGCGGCGACCAAGGACCGGTCGGAGCTCTTCTCCACCTTCACCTTCGCCCCCGGCAGCGGCTTCCTCCAGAACCTGAGCGACCTGACCGCCTACCGGGACGGCATCTTCTGGAGGTGGATGGCCAACTCGGCCTTCTACGCCGGTCTCGGCGCCCTGCTCTCCGCCGCGGTCTCCGCCGCCGGCGGCTACGCGCTCGGCCGCTACAGCTTCCGCGGCCGCGAGGCCGTCTTCAAGATGATCCTGGCCGGCGTCCTGGTCCCGTCGATCGTGCTCGCCGTACCGCAGTACCTGCTGCTGTCGAAGCTCGGCATGGCCGACTCCTACTGGTCGATGCTGCTGCCGTCGATCCTCTCGCCGTACGGCGTCTACCTGGTCCGCATCTACGCGGCCGCGTCGGTGCCCGCCGAGCTGATGGAGGCGGCCCGCATGGACGGCGCGAGCGAGTGGCGGATCTTCTCGCGGATCGCCGTACCGATGATGATGCCGGGCCTGATCACGGTGTTCCTCTTCCAGTTCGTCGGCATCTGGAACAACTTCCTGCTGCCCTTCGTCATGCTCGCCGACGACGAGAAGTTCCCGATCACCCTCGGCCTCTACACGCTGCTCGCCCAGGGCGCCTCGCAGCCGGCCCTCTACACCCTGGTCATCACCGGCTGTCTGCTCGCGATCCTGCCGCTGATCGGGCTCTTCCTGGTGATCCAGCGGTTCTGGTCCCTCGACCTGCTGAGCGGCTCGGTCAAGGCCTGA
- a CDS encoding sugar ABC transporter permease — protein sequence MTSAPLKGAGLTEVAPLADGTGTAQSVRPSRPRRRGRSAPYWFLVPTLTLFAAFTVVPIGYAIWLSLHKVQVKGIGLGKGARQQVWNGLGNYTDVLKDSEFGHSVLRAFGYGLIVIPTMLGLALLFALMLDTPKARSAPFARLMIFLPYAVPGIIAALMWGFLYLPDVSPFYYLLDKFGLPQPDLFDGGNLYLSFANIAVWGGTGFNMIVIYTALRAIPPDIYEAARIDGATDLKIALRIKIPIVMPSLVLTFFFSVIATLQVFTEPMALKPLTNGLPSSWSPLMAIYDKAFLQSDIYGASATAVVLALATFVLSFTLLRISDRYTREDRA from the coding sequence ATGACCAGCGCTCCGCTCAAGGGCGCCGGCCTCACCGAGGTCGCGCCCTTGGCGGACGGCACCGGCACCGCCCAGTCCGTCCGCCCCAGCCGCCCCCGCCGCCGTGGCCGCAGCGCACCGTACTGGTTCCTGGTGCCCACCCTCACGCTCTTCGCCGCCTTCACCGTGGTGCCCATCGGGTACGCGATCTGGCTGAGCCTGCACAAGGTCCAGGTCAAGGGCATCGGCCTCGGCAAGGGCGCCCGGCAGCAGGTCTGGAACGGCCTCGGCAACTACACCGACGTCCTCAAGGACTCCGAGTTCGGCCACAGCGTCCTGCGCGCCTTCGGCTACGGCCTCATCGTCATCCCGACCATGCTGGGCCTCGCGCTGCTGTTCGCGCTGATGCTGGACACCCCGAAGGCCCGCAGCGCGCCCTTCGCCCGGCTGATGATCTTCCTGCCGTACGCGGTGCCGGGCATCATCGCCGCCCTGATGTGGGGCTTCCTGTACCTGCCGGACGTCAGCCCCTTCTACTACCTGCTGGACAAGTTCGGTCTCCCGCAGCCCGACCTGTTCGACGGCGGCAACCTCTACCTCTCCTTCGCGAACATCGCGGTCTGGGGCGGCACCGGCTTCAACATGATCGTCATCTACACCGCGCTCAGGGCCATCCCGCCGGACATCTACGAGGCGGCCAGGATCGACGGCGCCACCGACCTGAAGATCGCCCTGAGGATCAAGATCCCGATCGTGATGCCCTCCCTGGTGCTCACCTTCTTCTTCTCGGTGATCGCCACCCTCCAGGTCTTCACCGAGCCGATGGCGCTCAAGCCGCTCACCAACGGCCTGCCCAGCTCGTGGAGCCCCCTGATGGCCATCTACGACAAGGCCTTCCTCCAGTCCGACATCTACGGCGCCTCCGCCACCGCGGTCGTCCTGGCCCTGGCCACGTTCGTCCTCTCCTTCACCCTGCTGCGCATCTCCGACCGCTACACCCGGGAGGACCGGGCATGA
- a CDS encoding sugar ABC transporter substrate-binding protein, which yields MKMSINRRQISRRSILAGAAALGLTGTLAACGGSDDDSGGSDSGPVKLTYWSWAPNMEKVAAIWNKKNPDITVTVSKQASGQEILSKLITAKKAGNAPDLIQVEYQSLPTLVSNDVLADISKYAGDTKSQFAEGLWGMVTLGTDALYAIPQDSGPLMFYYREDLFKKHGLSVPKTWTEFAETARAAKKAVPDAYLTTFSANDPGLFAGLSQQAGGKWWTVDSGGKWTVGIDDAATRQVAEFWGGLVQEGVIDNQPMYTPAWNNALNKGTHLAWVSAVWAPGVLVSSAPDTKGKWRMAPLPQWKSGENVTGSWGGSSTGVSTDSKHAEAAAKFATWLNTDPEALAALVKEVAIYPAATKGQSGDVLTTPEFFSNQADFYTTAGEIAATTAAAAWGPNVNTAYTTFQDAFGKATKAKKEAQFDSALATVQSKTFADMKKQGFEVTEA from the coding sequence ATGAAGATGTCGATCAACCGCCGCCAGATCAGCAGGCGCAGCATCCTTGCCGGGGCCGCAGCCCTCGGCCTCACCGGCACCCTCGCCGCCTGCGGCGGTTCCGACGACGACTCCGGCGGCAGCGACAGCGGGCCGGTCAAGCTGACCTACTGGTCGTGGGCTCCGAACATGGAGAAGGTCGCCGCGATCTGGAACAAGAAGAACCCGGACATCACGGTCACCGTGTCCAAGCAGGCCAGCGGCCAGGAGATCCTCTCCAAGCTGATCACCGCGAAGAAGGCCGGCAACGCCCCCGACCTCATCCAGGTCGAGTACCAGTCACTGCCCACCCTGGTCTCCAACGACGTGCTGGCCGACATCTCCAAGTACGCCGGTGACACCAAGTCCCAGTTCGCCGAGGGTCTTTGGGGCATGGTCACGCTCGGCACGGACGCGCTCTACGCGATCCCGCAGGACTCCGGGCCGCTGATGTTCTACTACCGCGAGGACCTGTTCAAGAAGCACGGCCTGAGCGTCCCGAAGACCTGGACGGAGTTCGCCGAGACCGCCCGCGCCGCCAAGAAGGCCGTCCCGGACGCCTACCTGACCACCTTCTCCGCCAACGACCCCGGTCTGTTCGCGGGCCTCTCCCAGCAGGCCGGCGGCAAGTGGTGGACCGTCGACTCGGGCGGCAAGTGGACCGTCGGCATCGACGACGCGGCCACCCGGCAGGTCGCCGAGTTCTGGGGCGGCCTGGTCCAGGAGGGCGTCATCGACAACCAGCCGATGTACACCCCGGCCTGGAACAACGCCCTGAACAAGGGCACCCACCTGGCCTGGGTCTCCGCGGTCTGGGCGCCCGGGGTGCTGGTCTCCTCCGCGCCCGACACCAAGGGCAAGTGGCGCATGGCCCCGCTGCCGCAGTGGAAGTCCGGCGAGAACGTCACCGGCAGCTGGGGCGGTTCCTCCACCGGTGTCTCCACCGACTCCAAGCACGCCGAGGCCGCCGCCAAGTTCGCCACCTGGCTGAACACCGACCCGGAGGCGCTGGCCGCCCTGGTCAAGGAGGTCGCCATCTACCCGGCGGCCACGAAGGGCCAGTCCGGTGACGTCCTGACCACGCCGGAGTTCTTCTCGAACCAGGCGGACTTCTACACCACCGCCGGCGAGATCGCCGCGACCACGGCCGCCGCTGCCTGGGGCCCCAACGTCAACACCGCCTACACCACCTTCCAGGACGCCTTCGGCAAGGCCACCAAGGCGAAGAAGGAAGCCCAGTTCGACTCCGCCCTCGCCACCGTGCAGTCGAAGACCTTCGCCGACATGAAGAAGCAGGGCTTCGAGGTGACCGAGGCATGA
- a CDS encoding arabinogalactan endo-1,4-beta-galactosidase, with protein MRRRSVLTAAGAAALAAPVLGAAQAVAAPGSAGAVGAAGVAGAAGSSGARRLEIRGVDISSLPKNEDHGAVYRTADGRCEDPVRLIARAGVTHARLKVWVNPADGYNNKAHVLPLARRLKRAGVGIWIDFHYSDSWADPAHQTKPAAWAGLDVAGLSRAVYDHTADVLGALRRQGTPAQLVQIGNELNGGLIWPEGNWEHFDNMTAFLKAGLSAARDTTPRVRTILHLANGGDNGLYRWWFDNVVSYGVDFDIIGLSYYPFWHGPIENAAANMADITARYGKPCVIAETAYPFTLESEDAVNDIMNDPSQLTEGYPATPAGQAAWLRTVADLAAGVPGGQGLGYCYWEGLWTYRAGSGWDPTDPSSGNAWENLALFDFQDRELPGLRTLGRYRS; from the coding sequence ATGCGCAGACGCAGTGTCCTCACCGCCGCCGGTGCCGCCGCGCTGGCCGCTCCGGTGCTGGGGGCGGCTCAGGCCGTGGCCGCACCTGGCTCCGCCGGGGCTGTCGGTGCCGCCGGGGTTGCCGGTGCCGCCGGTTCGTCCGGTGCCCGGCGCCTGGAGATCCGGGGCGTGGACATCTCCTCGCTGCCGAAGAACGAGGACCACGGAGCGGTGTACCGGACGGCCGACGGCCGCTGTGAGGACCCGGTCCGGCTGATCGCGCGGGCCGGTGTCACCCACGCCCGCCTCAAGGTGTGGGTGAACCCGGCCGACGGCTACAACAACAAGGCGCACGTCCTGCCGCTCGCTCGCCGTCTCAAGCGGGCCGGTGTCGGCATCTGGATCGACTTCCACTACTCCGACAGCTGGGCCGACCCGGCGCACCAGACCAAGCCGGCGGCGTGGGCGGGGCTGGACGTGGCCGGCCTGTCCCGGGCGGTGTACGACCACACGGCCGATGTGCTGGGCGCCTTGCGGCGGCAGGGCACTCCTGCCCAACTCGTGCAGATCGGCAACGAGTTGAACGGCGGGCTGATCTGGCCCGAGGGCAACTGGGAGCACTTCGACAACATGACCGCCTTCCTCAAGGCCGGTCTGAGCGCGGCCCGCGACACCACCCCGCGCGTCCGCACGATCCTGCACCTGGCGAACGGCGGCGACAACGGGCTGTACCGCTGGTGGTTCGACAACGTGGTGTCGTACGGCGTCGACTTCGACATCATCGGGCTCTCGTACTACCCCTTCTGGCACGGCCCGATCGAGAACGCGGCCGCCAACATGGCCGACATCACGGCGCGTTACGGCAAGCCGTGTGTGATCGCCGAGACGGCGTACCCGTTCACGCTGGAGAGCGAGGACGCCGTCAACGACATCATGAACGACCCGTCCCAGCTGACCGAGGGCTACCCGGCCACGCCCGCGGGCCAGGCCGCGTGGCTGCGCACGGTCGCCGACCTCGCCGCCGGCGTCCCCGGCGGACAGGGCCTCGGCTACTGCTACTGGGAGGGCCTGTGGACCTACCGCGCGGGCAGCGGCTGGGACCCCACGGACCCGTCCTCGGGCAACGCGTGGGAGAACCTGGCCCTGTTCGACTTCCAGGACAGGGAGCTGCCGGGGTTGCGGACGCTGGGGCGGTACCGGTCGTAG
- a CDS encoding FAD-dependent oxidoreductase: MIHPVAVIGAGPFGLSTAAHLRARGIPVRVFGDPMVSWRDHMPAGMLLKSTPAASNLDAPQPGHTLVDYCDAAGIRRLVTDEDIVPVETFIAYGQWFQQKLVPELEQVRVVSVDRSEQGGFQLKLDSGESFTARAVVVATGLSGLAHLPPELAAAVPDGPAPTAPVSHSSQHHDLTRYSGKELIVVGAGQSALETAALAAEAGAQVRVVARGHGRVAFGAPPWQQPRLRPESPFGRAWSLWALTYYPHPYRRLPASTRHYLVRRVLGPLGAWWLRDRFEGKVQVSEVDRIVTAEASEGHPVLEVLGRTGRGDRLSADHVIAATGYRVDIAAMDFLGHELRAALAVSRGTPRLGAGYVSSVPGLYFTGLPAAASYGPVMRFVCGTEFASPRLARHLAAAHG, from the coding sequence GTGATCCATCCGGTAGCAGTCATCGGCGCCGGGCCCTTCGGCCTGTCCACCGCAGCCCATCTGCGGGCGCGCGGCATACCCGTGCGCGTCTTCGGCGACCCCATGGTCAGCTGGCGCGACCACATGCCCGCGGGCATGCTCCTCAAGTCCACCCCGGCCGCCTCCAACCTCGACGCGCCCCAGCCCGGACACACCCTCGTCGACTACTGTGACGCGGCGGGCATCCGGCGGCTGGTGACGGACGAGGACATCGTCCCGGTGGAGACCTTCATCGCCTACGGCCAGTGGTTCCAGCAGAAGCTGGTGCCCGAGCTGGAGCAGGTGCGGGTGGTGTCCGTGGACCGCAGCGAACAGGGCGGCTTCCAGCTCAAGCTCGACTCGGGCGAGTCCTTCACCGCCCGCGCGGTCGTCGTCGCCACCGGCCTGTCCGGGCTCGCCCACCTGCCCCCGGAACTGGCCGCCGCCGTGCCCGACGGCCCCGCCCCCACCGCCCCGGTCTCGCACAGCTCCCAGCACCACGACCTCACCCGCTACTCCGGCAAGGAGCTGATCGTCGTCGGCGCCGGCCAGTCCGCGCTGGAGACGGCCGCGCTCGCGGCGGAGGCCGGGGCGCAGGTCAGGGTGGTCGCCCGCGGACACGGCCGCGTGGCCTTCGGCGCACCTCCGTGGCAGCAGCCGAGGCTGCGCCCCGAGTCGCCCTTCGGCCGCGCGTGGTCGCTGTGGGCCCTGACCTACTACCCGCACCCCTACCGCCGGCTCCCGGCGAGCACCCGCCACTACCTGGTGCGCCGGGTCCTCGGCCCGCTCGGCGCGTGGTGGCTGCGGGACCGTTTCGAGGGCAAGGTGCAGGTCAGCGAGGTGGACCGGATCGTCACCGCGGAAGCGTCCGAGGGGCACCCGGTCCTGGAGGTGCTCGGCCGCACCGGCCGCGGGGACCGCCTGTCGGCCGACCACGTCATCGCGGCCACCGGCTACCGCGTCGACATCGCCGCGATGGACTTCCTCGGCCACGAACTGCGCGCCGCGCTGGCGGTCAGCCGCGGCACCCCGAGGCTCGGCGCGGGCTATGTCTCCTCCGTGCCCGGCCTGTACTTCACCGGTCTGCCCGCGGCGGCCTCCTACGGTCCGGTGATGCGTTTCGTGTGCGGCACGGAGTTCGCCTCACCGAGGCTGGCGCGGCACCTGGCGGCGGCCCACGGCTAG
- a CDS encoding ATP-grasp domain-containing protein — protein sequence MPFEADQDVPALIVKFGDYPLHHGGVGAIRSLGRLGVPMYAVTEDRWTPAAASRYLTRAFVWPTTGTEDPGRLIEGLIRIGRRIGRPAVLIPTDEEAAVLIAEHRRDLYGRFLFPSVEPGLPRRLASKQGLHELCVEHGIASPEAAFPQSYDDVVAFAEKARFPVVAKNREAFVRRTRPAVGGTTRIATREGLLALARDWGERPGVILQEYLPREDAEDWIVHAYFDANSTPLALFTGVKVRSWPPHAGMTANAYVVDNPELADLAAHFVKQIGYSGIIDLDLRFDRRDGQYKLLDFNPRMGAQFRLFESESGVDVVRAMHLDLTGRAVPEGEQRAGHRYVVENIDLPALLAYRRSGYTTPHAPKRPSGTELAWFAGDDPLPFLTMLGRFVRPGAKHLYQLWRTNHRGGSTS from the coding sequence GTGCCGTTCGAGGCCGACCAAGACGTACCGGCCCTGATCGTCAAGTTCGGCGACTACCCGCTGCACCACGGCGGCGTGGGCGCGATCCGCAGTCTGGGCCGCCTCGGCGTGCCCATGTACGCCGTCACCGAGGACCGTTGGACCCCCGCGGCCGCCTCCCGGTACCTCACCCGCGCCTTCGTCTGGCCGACGACCGGCACCGAGGACCCGGGCCGCCTGATCGAGGGACTGATCCGGATCGGGCGCCGCATCGGCCGTCCCGCCGTCCTGATCCCGACCGACGAGGAGGCCGCGGTCCTGATCGCCGAGCACCGCCGGGACCTCTACGGCCGCTTCCTGTTCCCGAGCGTGGAGCCCGGCCTGCCCCGCCGGCTGGCCAGCAAACAGGGCCTGCACGAACTGTGCGTGGAGCACGGCATCGCGAGTCCCGAGGCCGCCTTCCCGCAGTCGTACGACGACGTCGTGGCCTTCGCCGAGAAGGCCCGCTTCCCGGTGGTGGCCAAGAACCGCGAGGCGTTCGTACGGCGCACCCGGCCCGCGGTGGGCGGCACCACCCGCATCGCCACCCGTGAAGGGCTGCTCGCCCTCGCCCGTGACTGGGGCGAGCGGCCCGGGGTGATCCTCCAGGAGTACCTGCCCCGGGAGGACGCCGAGGACTGGATCGTGCACGCCTACTTCGACGCCAACTCCACCCCGCTGGCCCTGTTCACCGGCGTCAAGGTGCGCTCCTGGCCGCCGCACGCGGGCATGACGGCCAACGCCTACGTCGTCGACAACCCGGAACTCGCGGACCTCGCCGCGCATTTCGTCAAACAGATCGGCTACAGCGGCATCATCGATCTCGACCTGCGCTTCGACCGGCGCGACGGCCAGTACAAACTGCTCGACTTCAACCCCCGCATGGGCGCCCAGTTCCGGCTCTTCGAGAGCGAGTCGGGGGTGGACGTCGTCCGCGCCATGCACCTGGACCTGACCGGGCGGGCCGTTCCGGAGGGGGAACAGCGGGCCGGCCACCGCTATGTCGTGGAGAACATCGACCTGCCCGCCCTGCTCGCCTACCGCCGCAGCGGCTACACGACCCCGCACGCGCCGAAGCGGCCCAGCGGGACCGAGCTGGCCTGGTTCGCGGGTGACGACCCGCTGCCGTTCCTCACCATGCTCGGGCGGTTCGTGCGGCCCGGGGCCAAGCACCTCTACCAGCTGTGGCGGACCAACCACCGCGGCGGCTCGACCAGTTGA
- the fahA gene encoding fumarylacetoacetase yields the protein MPPFDVPEGDPFGPHNLPYGVFSTASSPRTVGVRLGDHVLDAGAAAAALGSPYVSLLARPTLGPLLAAGRTAWSDVRRALTAWVTVPAHQEAIADLLHPLSSVELHLPFEVADYVDFYASENHARNVGRIFRPDGEALTPNWKHLPIGYHGRSGTVVVSGTDVVRPSGQRKAPADAAPVFGPSVRLDIEAEVGFVVGVPSELGRPVGLGDFREHVFGLCLLNDWSARDVQAWEYVPLGPFLGKSFATSVSAWITPLDALEEARVAPPERTHALLPYLDDTAPDVEPGGYDLRMSVAINGHEVSRPPFSTMYWTAAQQLAHMTVNGASLRTGDLYGSGTVSGPSPDQRGSLLELTWNGRDALELPDGKRTFLEDGDVVTLSAWAPGPGGVRVGLGDVVGRVVSGGA from the coding sequence ATGCCCCCCTTCGATGTCCCCGAGGGCGACCCCTTCGGCCCGCACAACCTCCCCTACGGCGTCTTCTCCACCGCCTCCTCCCCACGGACCGTCGGCGTACGGCTCGGCGACCACGTCCTGGACGCGGGAGCGGCGGCCGCCGCGCTCGGCTCCCCGTACGTCTCCCTGCTGGCCCGGCCCACCCTGGGCCCCCTGCTCGCCGCCGGCCGCACCGCCTGGTCGGACGTGCGCCGGGCGCTGACGGCGTGGGTGACGGTGCCCGCGCACCAGGAGGCGATCGCGGACCTCCTCCACCCGCTGTCCTCGGTCGAGCTGCATCTGCCCTTCGAGGTCGCGGACTACGTCGACTTCTACGCCTCCGAGAACCACGCGCGGAACGTCGGCCGGATCTTCCGCCCCGACGGGGAGGCCCTGACCCCCAACTGGAAGCACCTGCCCATCGGTTACCACGGCCGCTCGGGCACGGTCGTGGTGTCGGGCACGGATGTCGTACGGCCGTCGGGGCAGCGGAAGGCTCCCGCCGACGCGGCTCCCGTCTTCGGACCGTCGGTGCGGCTCGACATCGAGGCGGAGGTCGGCTTCGTGGTCGGCGTGCCGTCCGAGCTGGGCCGGCCGGTCGGGCTCGGTGACTTCCGCGAGCACGTCTTCGGACTGTGCCTGCTCAACGACTGGTCGGCGCGGGACGTCCAGGCCTGGGAGTACGTCCCCCTCGGCCCGTTCCTCGGCAAGTCCTTCGCCACCTCGGTGTCCGCGTGGATCACCCCGCTGGACGCGCTGGAGGAGGCGCGGGTGGCACCCCCGGAGCGCACGCACGCGCTGCTGCCGTACCTGGACGACACGGCCCCGGACGTGGAGCCGGGCGGTTACGACCTGCGGATGTCCGTCGCGATCAACGGCCACGAGGTGTCCCGGCCGCCGTTCTCCACCATGTACTGGACGGCGGCCCAGCAGCTGGCACACATGACGGTGAACGGGGCGTCGCTGCGCACCGGCGACCTGTACGGCTCCGGCACGGTGAGCGGACCCTCGCCGGACCAGCGGGGCTCCCTGCTGGAGCTGACCTGGAACGGGCGGGACGCGCTGGAACTCCCGGACGGCAAGCGGACGTTCCTGGAGGACGGGGATGTGGTGACGCTGTCGGCGTGGGCGCCCGGTCCGGGCGGGGTCCGGGTGGGGCTGGGGGACGTGGTGGGGCGGGTGGTCTCAGGGGGTGCGTGA